Proteins from one Pontibacter korlensis genomic window:
- the rsmA gene encoding 16S rRNA (adenine(1518)-N(6)/adenine(1519)-N(6))-dimethyltransferase RsmA, whose protein sequence is MSNVRPKKHLGQHFLVDQNIAKKIVEQLTLPGNVQDVLEIGPGMGVLTKYLLQHQEYRTTVVDIDRESIAYLQQHFPELGDRIISADFLKTDLSTLFPGRFAIIGNFPYNISSQIFFKVLEHRDVVPEVVCMIQKEVAERLASPPGSKAYGILSVLLQAFYTIDYKFTVHEHVFNPPPKVKSAVIGLVRNQVERLECDEKLFHQVVKLSFGTRRKTLRNSLRTYNLPPEVQALPVFDKRAEQLSVQDFVELTQLVEQNIKQ, encoded by the coding sequence GTGAGCAACGTAAGACCCAAGAAGCACCTGGGCCAGCACTTCCTGGTAGACCAGAATATAGCGAAGAAGATAGTAGAGCAGCTGACGCTGCCCGGAAACGTGCAGGATGTGCTGGAGATTGGCCCTGGCATGGGAGTGCTCACCAAATACCTCTTGCAGCACCAAGAATACCGCACCACCGTGGTAGATATAGACAGGGAGTCGATTGCTTACCTGCAACAGCATTTCCCGGAGCTGGGAGATCGTATTATCTCAGCTGACTTTCTGAAGACCGATCTGAGTACACTTTTCCCCGGCCGTTTCGCCATCATTGGAAACTTTCCTTACAACATATCGAGCCAGATTTTTTTTAAAGTACTGGAACACCGCGATGTGGTGCCAGAGGTGGTTTGTATGATTCAGAAGGAGGTAGCCGAGCGATTGGCTTCGCCTCCAGGTTCTAAGGCCTATGGTATTTTAAGTGTGCTGCTGCAGGCCTTTTATACTATAGACTATAAGTTCACGGTGCACGAGCATGTGTTTAACCCGCCTCCCAAAGTAAAATCTGCAGTAATTGGCCTTGTGCGTAACCAGGTAGAGCGGCTGGAATGCGATGAGAAGCTGTTTCATCAGGTGGTGAAACTAAGCTTTGGTACCCGACGCAAAACCCTTAGAAACTCCCTCCGGACTTACAACCTGCCTCCTGAAGTACAGGCACTTCCTGTATTTGATAAGCGGGCTGAGCAGCTTTCGGTGCAGGACTTCGTAGAATTGACACAACTAGTAGAGCAGAACATAAAGCAATAG
- the rpmF gene encoding 50S ribosomal protein L32, translating into MAHPKRKISKTRRDKRRTHQGLSEKAIAICPTTDTPHLYHHAYVVDGDLYHKGKLAIKNYTTNAQ; encoded by the coding sequence ATGGCACATCCAAAACGTAAGATTTCGAAGACCAGAAGAGATAAGAGAAGAACTCACCAAGGCCTCTCTGAAAAAGCCATTGCAATTTGCCCAACTACAGATACGCCACACTTGTATCACCATGCTTACGTGGTAGATGGCGACCTGTACCACAAAGGCAAACTGGCTATCAAAAATTATACAACGAACGCCCAGTAA
- the pdxA gene encoding 4-hydroxythreonine-4-phosphate dehydrogenase PdxA yields the protein MDNKYKVKLGISIGDTNGIGPEVIVKALSDNRILNYCTPVIYASAPLLNKVRKALHSEHFNYQQTDSVQALAPRKVNLITCWENDLEVIPGTPTPESGKASLDSLLAASRDLKAGFLDGLVTAPINKDNIQAEEFQFPGHTEFLTSYFDAPESLMLLVSGDLRVATVTGHMPLKDVPGKITEQLLIRKLTILLQSLRNDFGILKPRVAVLGLNPHAGEQGLLGTEDVEIIRPTIMQMKERGHLVFGPFPADGFFGMQQYRQVDAVLAMYHDQGLIPFKTLAFESGVNYTAGLPIVRTSPDHGTAYDIASKHIANETSFREALFLACDIIRKRQLEANPAV from the coding sequence ATGGATAATAAGTATAAAGTAAAATTAGGGATTAGCATCGGCGACACCAACGGCATTGGTCCAGAGGTTATCGTAAAAGCATTATCTGATAACCGCATTCTGAATTATTGCACCCCGGTTATCTACGCTTCTGCGCCGCTTCTGAATAAAGTGCGTAAGGCACTGCATTCAGAGCATTTCAATTACCAGCAGACAGACTCTGTACAGGCACTGGCACCTCGCAAGGTAAACCTGATTACCTGCTGGGAAAATGACCTGGAGGTAATTCCAGGCACTCCAACCCCAGAATCTGGCAAGGCATCGCTGGACTCTTTGCTGGCTGCCTCCCGCGACCTGAAAGCAGGTTTTCTGGATGGTTTGGTGACAGCACCTATTAATAAGGACAACATACAGGCGGAGGAGTTTCAGTTTCCGGGACATACTGAGTTCCTTACCTCCTACTTTGATGCGCCTGAAAGCCTGATGCTACTCGTGAGCGGTGACCTTCGCGTAGCAACTGTAACAGGCCACATGCCACTCAAAGATGTACCTGGCAAAATTACAGAGCAATTGCTTATCCGTAAGCTTACCATCCTGCTACAGTCGCTTCGCAACGACTTTGGCATTTTGAAACCACGTGTAGCTGTGCTGGGACTGAACCCGCATGCTGGTGAGCAGGGCTTATTAGGTACAGAAGATGTGGAGATCATCCGCCCTACTATTATGCAGATGAAAGAGCGCGGTCACCTGGTGTTTGGTCCTTTCCCTGCCGATGGCTTCTTCGGTATGCAGCAGTATCGCCAGGTAGACGCTGTTCTGGCTATGTACCACGACCAGGGGCTGATTCCGTTTAAGACGTTAGCCTTTGAGAGTGGCGTAAACTATACTGCCGGTTTGCCGATAGTACGCACTTCTCCAGATCACGGCACAGCCTATGATATTGCCTCAAAGCACATTGCCAATGAAACCTCTTTCCGGGAAGCACTGTTCCTTGCCTGCGACATTATTCGTAAACGTCAGTTAGAGGCAAATCCTGCGGTTTAA
- a CDS encoding leucyl aminopeptidase family protein — MPTQLKYDTSLAKNADFALIVNAGSVAQLSELQPEEQQYVQQQVDREAKLINLNRYTHHVYVVVAPESKTESARNEAIRQAGHALLKQLKSDKVEGISILDKTATKASLYLAEGIYLSNYTYLKHKTKDAKPSSLQTVTIADEQVTEAQVQELANVLEAVLKTRDLVNEPHSHQNATQFSEELEALGAEAGFKTEVLDEVKIQTLKMGGLLAVNQGSEEPATFTIMEWKPENAKNSKPYVLVGKGVVYDTGGLSLKPTPNSMDFMKSDMAGAAAVAGAMYAVAKNKLPLHVIALVPATDNRPGGQAVAPGDVITMFNGMTVEVLNTDAEGRLILADALCFAKKYNPELVLDFATLTGAAMRAIGKEASVAMGTAGEEIMTALKKAGENVHERIVEFPLWDEYKKQLESDVADIKNIGGADAGAITAGKFLEVFTSYPWVHFDIAGTAFLQGEDSYRGKQATGTGVRLVYNYLSALAQ; from the coding sequence ATGCCAACACAACTTAAATACGATACAAGCTTAGCGAAAAATGCCGATTTCGCACTTATTGTGAATGCAGGCAGCGTGGCGCAGCTTTCTGAGCTGCAGCCAGAGGAACAACAATATGTGCAGCAGCAAGTAGACCGGGAGGCTAAACTGATTAACCTGAACCGCTACACGCACCACGTATATGTAGTAGTGGCGCCGGAGTCCAAAACCGAGAGTGCCCGCAACGAGGCAATCCGCCAGGCTGGCCATGCTTTGCTAAAGCAGCTAAAATCTGATAAGGTAGAAGGCATCTCTATACTTGATAAAACAGCTACTAAAGCCAGTTTATACTTGGCAGAGGGTATTTACCTGAGCAACTACACATACCTGAAGCATAAAACTAAAGATGCAAAGCCAAGCTCACTGCAGACTGTAACCATTGCCGATGAGCAGGTAACAGAGGCGCAGGTGCAGGAATTAGCGAATGTACTGGAGGCAGTACTAAAAACCCGCGACCTAGTAAACGAGCCGCACAGCCACCAAAACGCTACCCAGTTCAGCGAAGAATTGGAAGCATTGGGCGCAGAGGCAGGCTTCAAAACTGAAGTACTCGACGAAGTAAAGATACAGACGCTGAAGATGGGAGGCCTGCTGGCCGTGAACCAGGGCAGCGAAGAGCCAGCTACCTTTACTATAATGGAGTGGAAGCCGGAGAACGCTAAAAATAGTAAGCCGTACGTGCTGGTAGGTAAGGGCGTAGTGTATGATACCGGTGGTCTCAGCCTGAAACCTACACCAAACTCCATGGACTTTATGAAGTCTGACATGGCTGGAGCGGCTGCCGTTGCAGGTGCTATGTATGCTGTGGCCAAAAACAAATTGCCATTGCACGTAATTGCGCTTGTACCGGCCACCGACAACCGCCCAGGCGGGCAGGCGGTAGCCCCAGGCGATGTTATTACGATGTTTAACGGCATGACAGTTGAGGTACTTAACACCGATGCAGAAGGTCGTCTTATACTTGCCGACGCACTTTGCTTTGCCAAAAAGTATAACCCTGAACTAGTGCTGGATTTCGCTACCCTGACAGGAGCAGCCATGCGCGCCATTGGTAAGGAGGCTTCTGTAGCCATGGGTACCGCCGGTGAAGAAATCATGACAGCCCTGAAAAAGGCAGGCGAGAACGTACACGAGCGTATTGTGGAGTTCCCGCTGTGGGATGAGTATAAGAAACAGCTGGAGTCTGACGTAGCCGACATCAAAAATATAGGAGGTGCAGATGCCGGAGCCATCACAGCTGGTAAGTTCCTCGAGGTGTTCACCAGCTACCCTTGGGTACACTTCGACATTGCTGGCACAGCCTTTCTACAGGGAGAAGACTCCTACCGTGGCAAGCAAGCTACCGGCACAGGCGTACGCCTAGTATACAACTACCTTAGCGCATTGGCCCAATAA
- a CDS encoding YceD family protein translates to MKLRDYEIGIAKLSNKLHKYEFDLNDAFFEEFGGEIILGGKLHADVELDKTESLLTFHFDIKGHVRLTCDRSLEEFDHPVDEQATFRIRYGEENAELDDDLWQITPNTQSINIAQHLYDYIGLSLPMKKLHPRFVEEEEDDVDNEQDILIYSSRTDSAADEDEDDEDDTDPRWDALRNLN, encoded by the coding sequence ATGAAGCTAAGAGATTACGAAATCGGCATTGCCAAGCTCAGCAACAAGCTGCACAAGTATGAGTTTGACCTGAACGACGCTTTTTTTGAAGAGTTTGGGGGAGAAATTATACTTGGGGGCAAACTTCATGCTGATGTGGAGCTGGATAAGACAGAGTCGCTGCTTACCTTCCACTTCGACATTAAAGGTCATGTACGCTTAACCTGCGACAGAAGCCTGGAGGAGTTTGATCACCCGGTAGATGAGCAGGCGACGTTCCGCATCAGGTATGGTGAGGAAAACGCAGAGCTGGACGATGACCTGTGGCAGATAACGCCAAATACGCAGTCCATCAACATTGCGCAGCACCTGTATGATTACATCGGGTTGTCGCTACCAATGAAGAAACTGCACCCACGTTTTGTGGAGGAAGAAGAGGACGACGTGGATAATGAGCAGGATATCCTGATCTATAGCTCCCGCACCGACTCTGCCGCAGACGAGGATGAGGACGACGAGGATGATACAGACCCACGATGGGATGCCCTCCGAAACCTGAACTAA